Proteins encoded together in one Calditrichota bacterium window:
- a CDS encoding DUF5320 domain-containing protein, translated as MPRGDRTGPMGMGPMSGRAAGYCAGYPTAGYANPMRAWTWWGGGRGWRHCFYATGLPGWLRFGRRFWGVPAPVPEPEVEKQFLTAQADWLQKELEAIKRRLEELEASGEQQ; from the coding sequence ATGCCACGAGGTGATCGGACCGGCCCCATGGGCATGGGGCCTATGAGTGGACGTGCGGCCGGTTACTGTGCTGGATACCCCACCGCAGGGTACGCGAACCCCATGCGAGCCTGGACATGGTGGGGAGGCGGCCGCGGCTGGCGACACTGTTTCTACGCCACCGGTCTCCCTGGGTGGCTCCGGTTCGGGCGGCGGTTCTGGGGTGTCCCGGCACCCGTTCCAGAGCCGGAAGTGGAGAAACAGTTCCTAACAGCGCAGGCGGATTGGCTGCAGAAGGAGCTGGAGGCTATCAAGAGGAGGCTCGAGGAGTTGGAGGCCTCGGGCGAGCAGCAGTAA
- a CDS encoding ABC transporter ATP-binding protein: MPNDSTSTQPKAVAIQVEDLNKTFGEVRALDGVSFTVYQGELFGYLGPNGAGKTTTINLLTGLARPDSGSICIAGIDCGANPKAAQHLIGVVPDESNLYPELTGFENLCFCAALYGVKKAEREARAKALLESFGLAEAAHRKFAGYSKGMKRKLTIAAALIHQPPLLFLDEPTTGIDVASARHIRQLIANLHEQGTTIFLTTHYIEEAERLCERIALIVAGRIVCIDTVEALRQGHQQPYVVHLVFSNALPGLLARLARTFPDLVFRDRQPGVIQVESPVPVHVAPLVRCLEEAGAEVREAKRVVPSLEEAFVRITGIEAEAMRRDAEKKRGEG, from the coding sequence ATGCCGAATGATTCGACAAGCACCCAGCCGAAGGCCGTGGCCATACAGGTCGAGGACTTAAACAAGACCTTCGGTGAGGTGCGCGCGTTGGACGGGGTCTCGTTCACCGTCTACCAGGGTGAGCTGTTCGGCTACTTGGGCCCCAACGGTGCGGGCAAGACGACGACCATCAACTTGCTCACCGGCCTAGCCAGACCAGACAGCGGTTCCATCTGCATCGCCGGCATCGATTGCGGTGCCAACCCCAAGGCCGCGCAGCACTTGATCGGTGTGGTTCCCGATGAGAGCAATCTCTACCCGGAGCTCACGGGCTTTGAGAACCTTTGCTTCTGCGCGGCGCTCTATGGCGTAAAGAAGGCTGAGCGCGAGGCACGAGCAAAGGCGCTCTTGGAGAGCTTCGGCCTGGCGGAGGCAGCGCACCGCAAGTTCGCCGGCTACTCCAAGGGGATGAAGCGCAAGCTGACCATTGCCGCTGCCCTCATTCACCAACCTCCTCTGCTCTTCCTGGACGAGCCGACCACAGGCATCGACGTGGCCAGCGCCAGGCACATCCGCCAATTGATTGCCAACCTTCATGAGCAAGGCACGACCATCTTCCTGACTACCCACTACATCGAAGAGGCGGAGCGACTCTGCGAACGGATAGCGCTCATCGTCGCCGGCCGCATCGTGTGCATCGACACCGTGGAGGCTTTGCGGCAGGGCCATCAGCAGCCATACGTGGTGCACCTGGTTTTTAGCAACGCGCTGCCAGGCCTGCTGGCAAGGCTCGCTCGTACTTTCCCGGATCTGGTCTTTCGTGACCGGCAGCCGGGCGTGATCCAGGTCGAATCGCCGGTTCCTGTGCATGTGGCGCCCCTGGTACGTTGTCTGGAAGAGGCAGGAGCCGAGGTCAGAGAAGCCAAGAGGGTGGTCCCTTCATTGGAAGAGGCCTTTGTGCGCATCACCGGCATCGAAGCGGAGGCCATGCGCCGCGACGCAGAAAAGAAAAGGGGCGAAGGATGA
- a CDS encoding ABC transporter permease, translating into MNRWIAFWNILRKDMRTYYLKPPNISWGLIFPLAWATMFFIKSGRGMHDVLSVLPGVVAVSILFGTTSMLAVTVTFEKRNRSFERLLLAPIPLELLMVAKTSGAILFGVLNAFVPVAMAAFVVDVAGIAWEVFVPAVVLVAVVSALFGLFIAVSVSEVFEAQTFSNFFRFPMIFLCGLFFPVAKLPIVLRPLAYVLPLTYGADILHGAVEGTNAHPLFLDFALLIGFCVGLFALTLANIRRRWIA; encoded by the coding sequence ATGAACCGCTGGATCGCCTTCTGGAATATCCTCCGCAAGGACATGCGCACCTACTACCTCAAGCCTCCGAATATAAGCTGGGGACTCATCTTCCCCTTGGCGTGGGCAACGATGTTCTTCATCAAATCCGGGAGAGGAATGCACGATGTGCTCTCGGTGCTCCCTGGCGTGGTGGCGGTTTCGATCCTCTTCGGGACCACCTCCATGCTGGCAGTCACCGTCACCTTCGAGAAGAGGAATCGTTCCTTTGAACGCCTCCTTTTGGCGCCTATCCCTTTGGAGTTGCTCATGGTGGCCAAGACCAGCGGCGCTATTCTCTTCGGCGTCCTCAATGCGTTTGTGCCCGTGGCTATGGCGGCATTCGTTGTTGATGTGGCAGGCATCGCCTGGGAAGTGTTTGTCCCCGCCGTGGTGTTGGTGGCTGTGGTTTCCGCGCTTTTCGGGCTGTTCATCGCGGTGAGCGTGAGCGAGGTGTTTGAGGCCCAGACCTTTTCCAACTTTTTCCGGTTTCCGATGATTTTTCTCTGCGGGCTCTTCTTCCCTGTGGCGAAGCTTCCCATTGTGCTGCGGCCCCTCGCTTACGTCCTGCCGCTCACCTACGGAGCGGACATTCTGCATGGCGCGGTTGAGGGCACGAACGCACACCCTTTGTTTCTCGACTTTGCGTTGCTCATAGGCTTCTGCGTAGGGCTGTTTGCACTCACGCTGGCGAATATCCGCAGGCGATGGATTGCCTGA